TAACATAAACAACTATGAAATTTCTAACAAGCACCCTTTGTCAGTAAGGATTATACAAAGCTGTTACTAGCGTGACTTTTACATGTCAGTTATTAAATGGTACACCGTGTTTTTTGCACTGTTATTATACATCACTTTTACTTTATACTCGAAAAAGATTTGTTGAAATGTCTGCGTTGTTCAAGTCACAAAACTGCTTTCAAACTAGATATAACTAGTACTTGGGTCATTGGGCCAAGGCCTAATTTTACATTCACTTCCCCACTTTGTTGACTAATAAAACGACACTTGAAAAGTAAAAACGACAAAGGCTGCTTAGATATAATCTTCAAAATGATAACGCTCCTACATGCCTACAAAAAACAGCATCATGTTCGGTAAATGTTACGGAGTATTTGAGGGTACAAAACCAGATATAACATACAAAATTCTTATCATCTATTTGAATAAAGTAAACCAAAATCTATGATTCCTCTTCTTCATCTGCATCTCCCTTTAACTCGTTCTTGGTGAAAAGATTTTCTTGAATAGGGACATCCTTTAACTGCTGTTGTGACGAAACAATGTTTTTAATACTTCTTCTAGCAGCCAATTCTTTGTTGTCATCGACCGCCACGTCTTTCTCTGTCACACTCGAGTCTTTGGTTTCGTCTGGTGTATCTTCTTGCTTTGGAGGTGGGACAAAGAACGGTATTTTGCCTCTTTGCCAATCGTGTAAAACCATCTTCGCAGCAGTCATCAAATCAGGTTCACCTCCCTGTTATATAATGCACACATGATCACCAAAAACAGACTTGAATTGTCCCTACTATTTTTTTCCCATAAATAGTTCATGCTTACAAACTGTGCTAACGATACCCGCCTCGCTCaaataattggagacttaaacatTAGCTAAACAAACATGTTTTTAACTTCTAGATTTCACGTGTACTCAAGTAACTTAGCCGCTCAGcctgtttgttttttttttaacagTGGTATTTTgtatagaaaaaaatatatattttgttcagGATAGATAACAGACACTCGTAAAGTACCAGATATGAGAATCAAGAATTCTAAATGTAATTTTTCTTTAGATCAGAATATTAAAACAGATTGACCTGCATCGTAGCATTTTGTTTTCCATCTTAGAATTTGCTAGTTTTACTATTCAAAGTTTTGCATAAACTAACTTTATGTACAATCAAACATTGTGACAAATGGAATACAAAGTAGAAAACTTACCCTCAGAAGCTTGCCTGATAACTTGCATAACTGAACCAGAAAGTCATTCTCATCTTCCCTGTTATACACAAGTGAATAAAGTGATGTTACGATTTGAAAATTACACCTGAAATACTGAGATCAAGCAGATGCAAGATAGCAATTCAAGTAAAGAAGATAAGTGAATTCCCTACTTCTAAGCATACTAATTATAATGTGTATGTATTACAGAAAGCAAGGCATACCACTCTTTAATCTTGTATGCTCTTGCAAGGTGCTCTTTCTTGACACGTTGTAACACTTCACCGATATGCTCTGTGGCATCATGCAAATTAGTGACTCGTACCTGGAGAAGTAAAACGGTTAATTTAATACGTGAGACAAAGAGAAGGCAGTTAAAATAATACAGTTTCACGTATAACACCTATATAAAAACTTGAGTAACATCTAATGCAAGAAAGATTTAGATTAAAAAAAACATGAACAAAGTTCCACATACCACACCCTTCAAGACGATATCAGTTTCTGTATCACTGCTTCCATAAACAACACCAGGGCAATCAATTAAGAATATCTTCTTTGTAAGTGTTATGTATTGCCAAACTTTAGTCTCTCCAGGTATTGGAGCAACCTTGCAGACCttcataaaagaaaagaaaaataacacAGAAAATGTCAGCTAAACAGTATACTAACAAGTTCATAATGTAAACCCTTGAGACATAGATTAAGCACAAAGATAGCTTAATTGTATTCAGACTAGACATatctaacaagtttataatatagaTATTTCAAAGAGTACTATATCAATAACAAGAAAGACATCACAGTAACATCCATGCACCATTAGATATGTAACTTACATTCTTGGTACGCAGTGTGTTGATTACTGATGACTTGCCAACATTAGGGTAGCCAACAAATCCAACCGATATTGCTTgcttgtcactttttaagcgtgaAAATTGTCTCAACACCGACATCAGAGAATTCTATGGACAATCAAACAAATTATATCAAGCAAAGACCAAGATTTAGGTATTTGCAAAAATTCAACATTGATTATGTAAAAGGGCATACCTTTCCATAAGACTTATTAATGCTTGCATGAAATGCTAAAGTAGGATATTCCCTAGAAAGTACCCTTAGCCATCCCTTTGTGACCCATGGAGGAGTCAAATCACACTGCACAAAAACGGGTAAAAAAGTTAATTACTACTTATATCCAGAACGTGTGAAATACCTCATAATTTTGAGATAGAGATAATGATTATTACCTTATTCAACAACAAAATCATGTGCTTGTGTTTGGCATGTTCTTTCAAATGCTTCTCAAGATGATAGCATCTTGTACCTTGTGGATCCCTAGCATCCAATACCTATAATCAATAAGATAATTACATAAGTACAAAACGCAAATCAATCATATATTATAATTCACGTGGTGAAATATGTCCATGACCAAAACACTTATaaaataagcattcaattcaaacatGAATACCAACCTGAATAACGACATCTGAAGAGTCGATGACTTTGTAAAGCTCACCCCATATACGTTTACTTTGACCCTTTTCAAACATGTTATGGCGAACTAAATCCCTGAATCCATCCTGGTTTTCCTCCGTCGGATCAACACCACCACATTTTTCTTCGAATGCATCTACAAAGTTGGCACACAAATTAGTTAAAGTTTTACTTACCAGCTCAGTAGAAAGTAAGTTACCAAAGCACTAACACTGTAAAGTTACCAAAGCACTAACACTGTACTTGTTAACAAAGATCAATCTGACTACGATGTCCAAAATATACTAAAGCGCTTATAATATATATTCAAAATGGAGCTATTTACCTTGAGAACCACTAGCCCTCTTGACTAATGCTTCATAATCAGACACCACTAGCTTTGGACGTTTTCTCTTCCCCTTTGATCCAAATGCATCAGCAAATGGCTGAGTGTCCAAAAGGTGAACTCTTGATTGCTGCAAACACATAAAACAATGACCAAAATTAAGTAAAGTTTATAAATATCGCAACTTAAAC
This genomic window from Rutidosis leptorrhynchoides isolate AG116_Rl617_1_P2 chromosome 2, CSIRO_AGI_Rlap_v1, whole genome shotgun sequence contains:
- the LOC139891116 gene encoding nuclear/nucleolar GTPase 2, with product MVKKKERSVNVSGKPKHSLDVNRDAGNKNKSGGTGRTSATVRRLKMYKTRPKRDAKGTILKHDLQSKELPNTRIQPDRRWFGNTRVVNQKELDFFREELQNRMSSNYNVILKERKLPMSLLNDHQKQSRVHLLDTQPFADAFGSKGKRKRPKLVVSDYEALVKRASGSQDAFEEKCGGVDPTEENQDGFRDLVRHNMFEKGQSKRIWGELYKVIDSSDVVIQVLDARDPQGTRCYHLEKHLKEHAKHKHMILLLNKCDLTPPWVTKGWLRVLSREYPTLAFHASINKSYGKNSLMSVLRQFSRLKSDKQAISVGFVGYPNVGKSSVINTLRTKNVCKVAPIPGETKVWQYITLTKKIFLIDCPGVVYGSSDTETDIVLKGVVRVTNLHDATEHIGEVLQRVKKEHLARAYKIKEWEDENDFLVQLCKLSGKLLRGGEPDLMTAAKMVLHDWQRGKIPFFVPPPKQEDTPDETKDSSVTEKDVAVDDNKELAARRSIKNIVSSQQQLKDVPIQENLFTKNELKGDADEEEES